The DNA region CAGTGCAATGACGATTGGTATGAACTGGCTCTCTGTCACAAAGTCCCCGGCTATGATGTTAAGGGAACCGGTGTTAGAGCCAGGCTTCTGTTGCTTGACCCAGCTAAGTAACGTGGGATATGTAGACATCACCATATCCTTCAGGGATTCTGTGGGATGGGAGCATATGTACTTCAGATCTTCAGTAAGATTGATTCCAGTCACAAAGAAGCCGCCTGTGGAAAATTATGCACATGAGAActaatgtttaatttaacattttcactTTTCCAAAGACGACAGTTTCATCAAGagaataattaatacaattaaatataaaaaattaataacatattaatGATTACCTGGTCGGCCATATTGCTTCCTATGTTCAAATTCCTCGATCAGTGCTTCAGCCTTGCACTTGTTTGCCCACCAATAAGGTATCTGGAACCACAATTCTCTGTGGCAGTTGGCAATATGGTGTTCATATGAAACGATAACTTGATGACCCTGGCTCCATAATTTCCGTAGTGTCACACACTCCTGTCAGAAAAATCAGAagtatgtttttatgatttttcataatttattagaattatttcttatgtatattactatttattatagtAATATATTGGAAATATATTGTTACTGATGCCACTTCCCATCCTTTATttctaaaagtaaataataaaaactaatgcGTACCATTTTGGGGCACAGTTTGGAATCAAAAACACTCTTTATAGTTGAGACAAGCAGTGTGTGAAGCTCTTGACTAAGGCCCAGGAAGTGGCTAAATGAGAGTATGACTACTTCCTTTGGATGTACATCCAACCACTCTCTGATCTCTTTTAACACCATCTGAAATAACACAATAAATtggtttgatttaatttatttatattcttcaaACATCAAACTCAATAGATCAGAGCCACTGCATGtatcaaattacacaacaaatAGACAAGATGGAAAATGGTGTGCTGAGACTTTTAAATGGTTAATCAATTGTTTTCATAGTTTTGTGTAGTCAGTAGTCTTACCTCCACAGTTATAGTGGTATAAACACCATGGTAGAAGTAAAGATCATTTGAGCTGTCATTAGGCCTATGTGCTATCCTCAGGTCACAGTATCGCACTCCAGAATCCAACTGCTCCCTAATGCTACAGTCCTATGGTAAATAATGTAAAGCACAATCATTAACAATGCAGGTGCAGTAAAGATAGTGCTGAACAGCTAGCTGGAGGCCAGCAGCATCAGTGAAACCACTGAAAGTTAAATAACCAGTTCTGTAAAAACACAATGCTCTTTCTCACCTACAGATTTGGGACAATGTGCTCATCCATCAGTGTTACTTTTGTCATAACTATCCCATCTAATTGTGCTTTCAGAGCTCTCACTGTAGCAAAGCCATGAGTGTTTGATTGATTTGCTCAGGACAGCAGATGGCAATTTATTCCCCCTCATGCTGATAGATTTCAGAGACTCGTGCTTTAAGGGAATCTGCTGATGCATGCTGACATAAAATGGTCTACAACCTCATGAAGAATTTGCTACCATAACCAGCCTTATTGCAGTTATTTCAGCTTTTACGTACATGTTTAGCCATTCAAATATGAAAAACTCAGTACTTCTGGATATAAAGAATTTAATCATGCATTTTCTGATATTGCATTAGTGATTTTGTGTTTCACTTAATGAAGGACAATAAGGCTTTCAATGAACTCAGATGATTTACtataactgaaactgaaaatgtgAATTGTGCAACCACTGTCCAAAATGACTCCAAGTAATCCAATTGTAAATGCAAGAACATATGTTAAAATACATGtaatggaaattattattattaaattgactgaaatataaaaaaaaactttccgaaaaaTGGGTTGGTGACGACAATATGCGACAACATACAGTACCTGTGCTATTGCCCACTTGTATACAAATGGCCTTATGATGGGCTTCATGTATTTGTCCAGCTTTTGCAACATATCCGGTTGAGTGAGGTCCACTGGAGACCGGTCATTCTTATCCAGACAGTAGGTTATGGCATTATGGCTCCCTACAAACCCATTAGGACAGTGACGCAATGACCGTAAACACTAATGGCACTGaactaaaatgtctaaaataataTAGGCAGAATGtaactacatttttttaattaaaacaaaggaaGAAACTGTgttcactctaatcagttaatagCGGCACCCTCCTAATGTAACAATACTCACACTTTCAATTAAAAATTGtggattaatattatatttaagccATAAAAAGAATTGTGGGTCAAAGTCCCACTAAAATAGTAGTTTAGTAGTACTAAGGCATCCCAAACAAGAACAAGCAGTTTGCATGCAATTAGtgaaatgtataaatgaaaatgtgaggTTTAATACCAGGAATGGCCATGTAACAGAGAGGGGTATCCCACAGTGCACTGGGCAGATGGGCCATCCAGTTGTCCATGGGAAGCTCACTTAATGACAGTTGGAAGCTCTCTGATGTCATCTTGGATTTTCTGTCAAAATGTAAAAGGTGAGCGAATGCAGATGCATTGTATTTCATTCAGGTTCAATTTGATACTTTGCTAAGATACTTTGCTATGGAAATTCATCGTGGTTTATTTAACAGGGAAAAGACTAGTGCCTATGCAAATAGGATTTCattcaaatgaaatgaatagaaatgCACACTGTAATGAGTTACAAAATATAAGGATTTACCaggatttcatttatttttcttagtcCAGGAAGAATATTTCAGCAAAGatgttttaaactattttaatccGATACGCTTGACACGTGAGTACAGGTTAAACCGGCTTCAACAGACACTGATGCTGAAGGACTCGGAAGCTGAAAAGAAACGAGACATCTGTACTCTTCAGTGATTCCCAAACCTCCATGGTGCTCGTGTAAAAGTGAGATGGAGGTTGTGCGGTGCTGAACTTGTCATTGGCGGCACAAGGTTAAACCGGGCTCGGTATCCACAACAAAATCCCGCGTTGATAAACGAAACAGTCTGGAAGAAACTCTCTCTTCTCCGTGTAAGGATGAGATTAACTTGTTTCAGAGTTTCCCTTTCATTTCCATCATCAAACGAATCAACGTATTACtggacgtaaaaaaaaaagaaaataattatagaaAAGAAATGGTGATTGAAACCGTGCACTTGTCCGCATTCTCCACCCGGTCAGCCTGATCGTTTTAGAAACATACTACGGTGAAGGCTTGAGTCATAAATATTAATGAAGTAACGAGACGCTCTCCCCGTAGGGCGAAATGATTGGTTGAAAGGCAGACCCTTCTCGATGTTGGAGGGAGAGTGAACCAGAGCCCCCTCCAGAGCCGTGGAGACTCGCTGTGGTTCTGGCGTGTAGGATATcatggctcatgaatattaagtagGAGAATTGGCTGGTCGAATGGAAGCGTCGTCAGTcttacctaattaatattcacaaCCTTCCCCATAGTATGATTTTGTTGTGCGGATGAACGAAGGAGGGGTTTCATTTATAGGCAGACGCTGGTATACTTTATGACGATACATTTGTCCACGCAATTAATTACTGTCAACACATTGTTAGCCATTGGTTTGGGCATATACATTtggttgggcaagttactttccCCTATTGTTTTCTTTAGTGCTGCATCTCTTCTCTGCTGCTGTGAGCAAAGCAGAATGCTAAACTGCTGACCTCAGTATTGTAAGAGAAACATTGTTTCGCGATGACACGAGACTTTTCTCTAATGCCACAGCATTACAGTTCACACAGAAGATATGTCTCTTTAACGCTTTTATGCCGATTAATTTGATGTTACAGACccatgatcttaaaaaaaaaaaggaagataaaaagagagaaaatatagAGGTAATTGAACCTAGGCCTATTCATTCCAGCTGTGCAGTTCTATTGTTTTCAGTTTGACAAAGTAAACTTAATCCAGTTCAATATGGTGCAGTGACTCTAGCTGACCTTCGTTTTACTTCACTAGAATTCACTAAGACCTGCATGGAGTGGCTTCAAGTGCTTCTTTGTTATGTGTTATATcacaaagtcattttcaaaaacaaagtttgaaaaaCAGGACAATATAGTACTTTGGCCATAACAGAATAGTGCTTTTTCACATTATGCAAATTGTCAACATGTGATAAGAATAATCTAATGTGCCTTACATTAATACAGAACACAAGCAGATCAGTCTTTATGCTCCAAGCTGCAATCCTTCAGTGGCTCTAGATTGTTCCCATGGAGATAGAAAGATCCTGATGAACGAATATTTCCATCACATTAGTCTAAACAGGCAAAACTCATTCTTTAGGAAtagataaaacacattttttcagttaaaaatacaaaatcagtTAATTTTTCTAGTATCAAGCTGCTTTTGAAAAATTAACACCCCATCCTAGAACCTTACTGCGCTTCATATCTCTCctttgtaataatataatgtttagGACTGGATAATGTGTTTACAAAAGTCTATATATGTGTAGACACTGAAGGGGTTAAAAGTTTGGGTCTGTAAGCTGGTTAGTTTTTTAAAAAGGGGTTTTGAAAAAAGTACTCTTTTaatcaccaaagctgcatttttttaaattgtatttaaaatcaatttatgaaAAGTTAAATatgatacatatattttaaatttaaggcACTGTGCATTGTGAAATGTGTTGTAAGAGGCTTAACTCatcattaaagtgaaaaaagtgaaagtgaagtgacattcagccaagtatggtgacccatactcagaatttgtgctctgcatttaacccatccgaaatgcacacacacagagcagtgaacacacacacacactgtgagcacacacccggagcagtgggcagccatttatgctgcggcgcccagggagcagttgggggttcgatgccttgctcaagggcacctaagtcatatggtattgaaggtggagagagaactgtacatgcactccccccacccacaattccgtccggcccgagactagaacccacaacccttcgattgggagtccaaccctctaaccattaggccacgactaagTTTCAGAGCTGGTCAGTCATTTATGTGTTTCAACAATATTTAATACTTTGTTTCATTAAGGGATCTTAACTAGCCTACTTTTTTCATCAGTCCTCATGTGGACAAGTTCCTCTAGTCAAGGAGTGTCCAATCTTGTTCATGGTGA from Carassius auratus strain Wakin chromosome 6, ASM336829v1, whole genome shotgun sequence includes:
- the plcxd1.1 gene encoding PI-PLC X domain-containing protein 1, whose translation is MTSESFQLSLSELPMDNWMAHLPSALWDTPLCYMAIPGSHNAITYCLDKNDRSPVDLTQPDMLQKLDKYMKPIIRPFVYKWAIAQDCSIREQLDSGVRYCDLRIAHRPNDSSNDLYFYHGVYTTITVEMVLKEIREWLDVHPKEVVILSFSHFLGLSQELHTLLVSTIKSVFDSKLCPKMECVTLRKLWSQGHQVIVSYEHHIANCHRELWFQIPYWWANKCKAEALIEEFEHRKQYGRPGGFFVTGINLTEDLKYICSHPTESLKDMVMSTYPTLLSWVKQQKPGSNTGSLNIIAGDFVTESQFIPIVIALNENLLKRTTIPEP